From a single Streptomyces misionensis genomic region:
- the gap gene encoding type I glyceraldehyde-3-phosphate dehydrogenase: MTIRVGINGFGRIGRNYFRALLEQGADIEVVAVNDLGDTATTAHLLKYDTILGRLKQEVSHTADTITVDGHTIKVLSERNPADIPWGELGVDIVIESTGIFTKREDAAKHLAGGAKKVLISAPAKDEDITIVMGVNQDKYDPANHHVISNASCTTNCVAPMAKVLDENFGIVKGLMTTVHAYTNDQRILDFPHKDLRRARAAAENIIPTTTGAAKATALVLPQLKGKLDGLAMRVPVPTGSVTDLVVELSREVTKEEVNAAFQKAAEGELKGLLDYTEDPIVSSDIVNAPASCTFDSSLTMVQEGKNVKVIGWYDNEWGYSNRLVDLTVFVGNQL; encoded by the coding sequence GTGACGATCCGCGTAGGCATCAACGGCTTCGGCCGCATCGGCCGTAACTACTTCCGCGCGCTGCTGGAGCAGGGTGCGGACATCGAGGTTGTGGCTGTCAACGACCTGGGTGACACGGCCACCACGGCCCACCTGCTCAAGTACGACACGATCCTGGGTCGCCTCAAGCAGGAGGTCTCCCACACCGCCGACACGATCACCGTCGACGGCCACACCATCAAGGTGCTCTCCGAGCGCAACCCGGCGGACATCCCCTGGGGCGAGCTGGGCGTCGACATCGTCATCGAGTCGACCGGCATCTTCACCAAGCGCGAGGACGCCGCCAAGCACCTGGCCGGCGGCGCCAAGAAGGTCCTCATCTCGGCTCCGGCCAAGGACGAGGACATCACCATCGTGATGGGCGTCAACCAGGACAAGTACGACCCGGCGAACCACCACGTCATCTCCAACGCGTCGTGCACCACCAACTGTGTGGCCCCGATGGCGAAGGTCCTGGACGAGAACTTCGGCATCGTCAAGGGTCTGATGACCACGGTGCACGCGTACACCAACGACCAGCGCATCCTGGACTTCCCGCACAAGGACCTGCGCCGGGCCCGCGCCGCCGCCGAGAACATCATCCCGACCACCACCGGTGCCGCCAAGGCCACCGCCCTGGTCCTGCCGCAGCTCAAGGGCAAGCTGGACGGCCTGGCCATGCGCGTCCCGGTCCCGACCGGCTCCGTCACCGACCTCGTCGTCGAACTCAGCCGCGAGGTCACCAAGGAAGAGGTCAACGCCGCCTTCCAGAAGGCCGCCGAGGGCGAGCTCAAGGGCCTCCTCGACTACACCGAGGACCCGATCGTCTCCTCGGACATCGTCAACGCCCCGGCGTCCTGCACCTTCGACTCCTCCCTGACCATGGTCCAGGAGGGCAAGAACGTGAAGGTCATCGGCTGGTACGACAACGAGTGGGGCTACTCCAACCGTCTCGTGGACCTCACGGTCTTCGTCGGCAACCAGCTCTGA
- the whiA gene encoding DNA-binding protein WhiA, translated as MAMTAAVKDEISRLPVTRTCCRKAEVSAILRFAGGLHLVSGRIVIEAELDTAMAARRLKRDILEIFGHSSELIVMAPGGLRRGSRYVVRVVAGGDQLARQTGLVDGRGRPIRGLPPQVVSGATCDAEAAWRGAFLAHGSLTEPGRSSSLEVTCPGPEAALALVGAARRLSIAAKAREVRGVDRVVVRDGDAIGALLTRLGAHESVLAWEERRMRREVRATANRLANFDDANLRRSARAAVAAGARVQRALEILGDEVPEHLAAAGRLRMEHKQASLEELGALADPPLTKDAVAGRIRRLLAMADKRAADLGIPGTEANLTEELADNLAG; from the coding sequence ATGGCGATGACGGCAGCGGTGAAGGACGAGATCTCCCGGCTCCCCGTCACCCGGACCTGCTGCAGGAAGGCGGAGGTCTCCGCCATTCTGCGGTTCGCCGGCGGCCTGCATCTGGTGAGCGGGCGCATCGTGATCGAGGCGGAGCTGGATACCGCGATGGCGGCGCGCCGCCTCAAGCGGGACATCCTGGAGATCTTCGGGCACAGTTCCGAACTGATCGTGATGGCGCCTGGCGGGCTGCGGCGCGGCTCGCGCTACGTCGTCAGAGTCGTCGCGGGCGGCGACCAGCTCGCCCGGCAGACGGGCCTGGTCGACGGCCGGGGCCGGCCGATCCGCGGGCTGCCCCCGCAGGTGGTCTCGGGGGCCACCTGCGACGCGGAGGCGGCCTGGCGCGGGGCGTTCCTCGCGCACGGCTCGCTGACCGAGCCCGGCCGCTCCTCCTCCCTGGAGGTGACCTGCCCGGGTCCGGAAGCCGCGCTGGCGCTGGTCGGCGCCGCCCGCCGGCTGTCGATCGCCGCGAAGGCCCGCGAGGTGCGCGGGGTGGACCGGGTGGTCGTCCGTGACGGCGACGCGATCGGCGCGCTGCTGACCCGGCTGGGCGCGCACGAGTCGGTGCTGGCCTGGGAGGAGCGCCGGATGCGCCGCGAGGTGCGGGCCACGGCCAACCGGCTCGCCAACTTCGACGACGCCAATCTGCGGCGCTCGGCGCGCGCGGCGGTGGCCGCCGGGGCCCGGGTGCAGCGCGCGCTGGAGATCCTCGGGGACGAGGTGCCCGAGCACCTCGCCGCGGCCGGGCGGCTGCGCATGGAGCACAAGCAGGCCTCGCTGGAGGAGCTGGGCGCGCTCGCCGACCCGCCGCTGACCAAGGACGCGGTCGCGGGCCGCATCCGCCGGCTGCTGGCCATGGCCGACAAGCGGGCGGCCGATCTCGGCATCCCGGGCACCGAGGCCAACCTGACCGAGGAGCTGGCGGACAACCTGGCCGGCTGA
- a CDS encoding gluconeogenesis factor YvcK family protein: MTERTPRLGRLRRMVPDARSGRTAGTGAGRPAEARGGRPRRRGAQPKVVALGGGMGLSASLAALRRITGDLTAVVTVADDGGSSGRLRDELGVLPPGDLRKALAALCGDDDWGQTWARVIQHRFTSQGDLHDHAVGNLLIVALWEQLGDHVQALDLVGKLLGAHGRVLPMSAVPLELQALVKGHDPERPEDVDTVCGQATVALTPGEVQSVHLVPNDPPAVPEALAAVLDADWVVLGPGSWFSSVIPHLLVPELLDALTETKARKVLSLNLAPQPGETDGFSPQRHLEVLGRHAPKLALDVVLADEAAVPDRDSLTEAAKRLGAAVELATVARTDGTPRHDPELLAAAYDRIFRMHGRIGPWR, translated from the coding sequence ATGACGGAACGTACACCGCGGCTGGGCCGGCTGCGCCGGATGGTGCCGGACGCGCGCTCCGGCCGCACCGCCGGGACCGGGGCCGGCCGCCCCGCCGAGGCCCGCGGGGGCCGGCCCCGCCGCCGGGGCGCCCAGCCCAAGGTGGTCGCGCTCGGCGGCGGCATGGGCCTGTCGGCCTCGCTCGCCGCACTGCGCCGGATCACCGGCGATCTCACCGCCGTGGTCACCGTGGCCGACGACGGCGGCTCCAGCGGCCGGCTGCGCGACGAACTGGGCGTGCTGCCGCCCGGCGACCTGCGCAAGGCGCTGGCCGCGCTCTGCGGCGACGACGACTGGGGCCAGACGTGGGCCCGGGTCATCCAGCACCGTTTCACCTCCCAGGGCGACCTGCACGACCACGCGGTGGGCAACCTGCTGATCGTCGCCCTGTGGGAGCAGCTCGGCGACCACGTCCAGGCCCTGGACCTGGTGGGCAAGCTGCTCGGCGCGCACGGGCGGGTGCTGCCCATGTCCGCCGTGCCGCTGGAACTCCAGGCCCTGGTCAAGGGGCACGACCCGGAGCGCCCGGAGGACGTGGACACGGTGTGCGGGCAGGCCACGGTCGCGCTGACCCCCGGTGAGGTGCAGTCCGTGCACCTGGTGCCGAACGACCCGCCGGCCGTCCCCGAGGCCCTGGCGGCGGTCCTGGACGCGGACTGGGTGGTGCTCGGCCCCGGCTCCTGGTTCTCCTCGGTGATCCCGCACCTGCTCGTGCCCGAACTGCTGGACGCACTGACCGAGACCAAGGCGCGCAAGGTCCTGTCCCTGAACCTCGCCCCGCAGCCGGGAGAAACCGACGGCTTCTCCCCGCAGCGTCATTTGGAGGTTTTGGGGCGACACGCCCCTAAACTCGCCCTGGACGTGGTGCTGGCCGACGAGGCCGCCGTGCCCGACCGCGACTCGCTCACCGAGGCCGCCAAGCGGCTGGGCGCCGCGGTCGAGCTGGCCACGGTGGCCCGGACCGACGGAACACCCCGGCACGACCCGGAGCTGTTGGCCGCCGCGTACGACCGTATTTTTCGGATGCATGGAAGGATCGGCCCATGGCGATGA
- the rapZ gene encoding RNase adapter RapZ, with protein MTEHDADPTPRRDQARGGPGDDTARQHTGRSDARRHTGQDAADDNGAQVSTGSETPGVPEAAIPELVIISGMSGAGRSTAAKCLEDLGWFVVDNLPPALIPTMVELGARSQGNVARIAVVVDVRGRRFFDNLRESLADLEAKHVTRRIVFLESSDEALVRRFESVRRPHPLQGDGRIVDGIAAERELLRELRGDADLVIDTSSLNVHELRAKMDAQFAGEEEPELRATVMSFGFKYGLPVDADLVADMRFLPNPHWVPELRPFTGLNEEVAAYVFNQPGAKEFLDRYAELLRLIAAGYRREGKRYVTIAIGCTGGKHRSVAMSEKLAARLAAEGVETVVVHRDMGRE; from the coding sequence ATGACCGAGCACGACGCAGACCCCACGCCGCGCCGAGATCAGGCCCGCGGCGGCCCGGGCGACGACACGGCCCGGCAGCACACGGGCCGGTCCGACGCCCGGCGGCACACGGGCCAGGACGCGGCCGACGACAACGGAGCACAGGTGAGTACGGGCAGCGAGACACCCGGGGTACCCGAGGCGGCCATCCCCGAGTTGGTGATCATCTCCGGCATGTCCGGAGCGGGCCGTTCGACGGCCGCGAAGTGTCTGGAGGACCTCGGCTGGTTCGTCGTGGACAACCTCCCGCCCGCCCTCATCCCCACCATGGTGGAGCTGGGCGCCCGCTCCCAGGGCAACGTGGCGCGGATCGCGGTGGTCGTGGACGTCCGCGGCCGCCGCTTCTTCGACAACCTGCGCGAGTCCCTGGCGGACCTGGAGGCCAAGCACGTCACCCGGCGGATCGTCTTCCTGGAGTCCTCCGACGAGGCCCTGGTGCGCCGCTTCGAGTCGGTGCGCCGCCCGCACCCCCTCCAGGGCGACGGCCGCATCGTGGACGGCATCGCCGCCGAGCGGGAGCTGCTGCGCGAACTGCGCGGCGACGCCGACCTGGTGATCGACACCTCCAGCCTCAACGTGCACGAGCTGCGCGCCAAGATGGACGCCCAGTTCGCCGGCGAGGAGGAGCCCGAACTGCGGGCCACCGTGATGTCCTTCGGGTTCAAGTACGGCCTGCCGGTCGACGCCGATCTCGTCGCGGACATGCGGTTCCTGCCGAACCCGCACTGGGTCCCGGAGCTGCGCCCGTTCACCGGCCTCAACGAGGAGGTCGCCGCCTACGTCTTCAACCAGCCCGGCGCCAAGGAGTTCCTGGACCGCTACGCCGAGCTGCTCCGGCTCATCGCGGCAGGGTACCGGCGCGAGGGCAAGCGCTACGTGACCATCGCCATCGGCTGTACCGGGGGCAAGCACCGCTCGGTCGCGATGTCGGAGAAGCTCGCCGCGCGCCTCGCGGCCGAGGGGGTCGAGACGGTGGTCGTGCACCGGGACATGGGACGGGAATGA
- the uvrC gene encoding excinuclease ABC subunit UvrC has product MADPSSYRPRPGDIPDTPGVYRFRDEHRRVIYVGKAKSLRQRLANYFQDLANLHPRTRTMVTTAASVEWTVVSTEVEALQLEYSWIKEFDPRFNVKYRDDKSYPYLAVTMNEEFPRVQVMRGHKKKGVRYFGPYGHAWAIRDTVDLLLRVFPVRTCSAGVFKNAARTGRPCLLGYIGKCSAPCVGRISPEDHRDLADEFCDFMAGRTGTYLRRLEKQMMEAAEEMEYERAARLRDDIGALRKAMEKSAVVLADATDADLIAVAEDELEAAVQIFHVRGGRVRGQRGWVTDKVEEVTTGALVEHALQQLYGEETGDAVPKEVLVPALPEPVEPVQEWLTGRRGSHVSLRIPQRGDKKALMETVQRNAQQALALHKTRRASDLTTRSRALEEIADALGLDSAPLRIECYDISHLQGDDVVASMVVFEDGLQRKSEYRRFQIKGFAGQDDVRSMHEVITRRFKRYLAEKERTGEWADGEDTDGATTPAGSAAPVGTEPVGTLATPSAAVPPLTGTDADARPGAGAVTGTRSVPAEPAPTAPEPGVGPVDGVLKDDDGRPRKFAYPPQLVVVDGGQPQVAAAQRALDELGIDDIAVCGLAKRLEEVWLPGEDDPVVLPRTSEGLYLLQRVRDEAHRFAITYQRTKRAKRFRAGPLDDVPGLGDTRKQALIKHFGSVKRLRSATIEQIQEVPGIGRKTAETIAAALAQAAPAAPAVNTATGEIMEDEEPEATAGSSGAPVTTGPPDERRGQET; this is encoded by the coding sequence ATGGCCGATCCCTCCAGCTACCGCCCCAGGCCGGGAGACATCCCGGACACCCCCGGGGTGTACAGGTTCCGTGACGAGCACCGCCGGGTGATCTACGTCGGAAAGGCGAAAAGCCTGCGCCAGCGCCTGGCGAACTACTTCCAGGACCTGGCGAACCTGCACCCACGCACCCGGACCATGGTGACCACCGCCGCGTCCGTGGAGTGGACCGTGGTGTCCACCGAGGTCGAGGCGCTGCAGCTGGAGTACTCCTGGATCAAGGAGTTCGACCCCCGGTTCAACGTCAAGTACCGCGACGACAAGAGTTACCCGTACCTCGCGGTGACGATGAACGAGGAGTTCCCGCGCGTCCAGGTGATGCGCGGTCACAAGAAGAAGGGCGTGCGGTACTTCGGGCCGTACGGACACGCCTGGGCCATCCGGGACACCGTCGACCTGCTGCTGCGGGTCTTCCCGGTGCGCACGTGCTCGGCGGGCGTGTTCAAGAACGCCGCCCGCACCGGCCGGCCCTGCCTGCTCGGCTACATCGGCAAGTGCTCCGCCCCCTGCGTCGGCCGCATCAGCCCCGAGGACCACCGGGACCTGGCCGACGAGTTCTGCGACTTCATGGCCGGCCGCACCGGCACCTACCTCCGCCGTCTGGAGAAGCAGATGATGGAGGCGGCGGAGGAGATGGAGTACGAGCGCGCCGCCCGGCTGCGCGACGACATAGGGGCCCTGAGAAAGGCCATGGAGAAGAGCGCGGTCGTGCTCGCCGACGCGACCGACGCGGACCTCATCGCCGTCGCCGAGGACGAGCTGGAGGCGGCCGTGCAGATCTTCCACGTGCGCGGTGGCCGGGTGCGCGGTCAGCGCGGCTGGGTGACCGACAAGGTCGAGGAGGTCACCACCGGCGCCCTGGTCGAGCACGCCCTGCAGCAGCTGTACGGCGAGGAGACCGGGGACGCCGTGCCCAAGGAGGTCCTGGTCCCGGCGCTGCCCGAGCCGGTCGAGCCGGTCCAGGAGTGGCTGACCGGCCGCCGCGGCTCACATGTGTCGCTGCGCATCCCGCAGCGCGGCGACAAGAAGGCGCTCATGGAGACCGTGCAGCGCAACGCCCAGCAGGCGCTCGCCCTGCACAAGACCAGGCGCGCCTCCGACCTCACCACCCGCTCCCGCGCCCTGGAGGAGATCGCCGACGCCCTCGGCCTGGACAGCGCCCCGCTGCGCATCGAGTGCTACGACATCTCGCACCTCCAGGGGGACGACGTGGTCGCCTCCATGGTGGTGTTCGAGGACGGCCTGCAGCGCAAGAGCGAGTACCGCCGCTTCCAGATCAAGGGCTTCGCGGGCCAGGACGACGTCCGCTCCATGCACGAGGTGATCACCCGCCGCTTCAAGCGGTACCTCGCCGAGAAGGAGCGGACGGGGGAGTGGGCCGACGGCGAGGACACCGACGGCGCCACCACCCCAGCCGGCTCGGCGGCACCCGTCGGCACGGAACCCGTCGGCACCCTGGCCACGCCCTCCGCCGCCGTCCCCCCGCTCACCGGCACCGACGCGGACGCCCGCCCCGGAGCCGGTGCCGTCACCGGTACGCGATCCGTCCCGGCCGAGCCGGCCCCGACCGCCCCGGAACCCGGCGTCGGCCCGGTCGACGGCGTCCTCAAGGACGACGACGGCCGCCCGCGGAAGTTCGCCTACCCGCCCCAGCTCGTCGTGGTCGACGGCGGTCAGCCGCAGGTCGCGGCGGCCCAGCGGGCGCTGGACGAGCTGGGCATCGACGACATCGCGGTGTGCGGCCTCGCCAAGCGGCTGGAGGAGGTCTGGCTGCCAGGTGAGGACGACCCCGTCGTGCTGCCCCGCACCAGCGAGGGCCTGTACCTGCTCCAGCGCGTCCGGGACGAGGCCCACCGGTTCGCGATCACCTACCAGCGCACCAAGCGCGCCAAGCGCTTCCGCGCCGGCCCGCTGGACGACGTCCCCGGCCTCGGCGACACCAGGAAACAGGCGCTCATCAAGCATTTCGGCTCGGTGAAGCGGCTGCGGTCCGCCACAATCGAACAGATCCAGGAAGTGCCCGGGATAGGCCGCAAGACGGCCGAGACCATCGCCGCGGCCCTCGCCCAGGCGGCCCCGGCCGCACCCGCCGTGAACACGGCGACCGGAGAGATCATGGAAGACGAGGAACCCGAGGCGACGGCGGGTTCCTCGGGGGCGCCCGTGACCACGGGTCCCCCGGACGAACGACGGGGGCAGGAGACATGA